One Solea senegalensis isolate Sse05_10M linkage group LG3, IFAPA_SoseM_1, whole genome shotgun sequence genomic window carries:
- the kmt2e gene encoding LOW QUALITY PROTEIN: inactive histone-lysine N-methyltransferase 2E (The sequence of the model RefSeq protein was modified relative to this genomic sequence to represent the inferred CDS: deleted 3 bases in 2 codons) — MSIVIPVGVDTADTSYLDMAAGSDRPESVEASPVVVEKSSYPHQIYSSSSHHSHSYIGLPYADHNYGARPPPTPPASPPPSMLIRQVEGGLFVPGGQDDASRGTTLSTSEDGSYGADITRCICGFTHDDGYMICCDKCSAWQHIDCMGIDRQNIPETYLCESCQPRQLDKERAILLQTRKRECLSDGDTSATESGDEVPLELYSTFQHTPTTITLTTTRLGHKQTDKKRKKSGEKEPPASSARAKKAFREGSRKSSRVKGAAPEQEPTEHPSLWENKIKTWMERYEEASSNQYSEDVQVLLRVKEQGDGKSLAYNTHPASFKPPVESQVQKNKKILKAVRDLAPDSLIIEYRGKFMLRQQFEANGYFFKRPYPFVLFYSKFDGVEMCVDARSFGNEARFIRRSCTPNSEVRHVIEDGMLHLYIYSLRPITKGTEITIGFDFDYGSCKYKVDCACVKGNQECPVLKHNLEPTENLASVGRRRGSRKDKEMVRDDLGQNQNMGLDGEGRSKSVGDGKQRKLSPLRLSISNNQDPELYEDLEDKTSVSNEVEMESEEQIAERRRKMASPAEQSHLPVGAASSWKGLKHKETREERKMEAILQAFARMEKREKRREQALERIGSVKTEVGGRSDIKEEPPATPEAADSPVVMQPLLEVKEEPGLKPAKVKGSRNRKSFSRNRTHIGQQRRRARTISTCSDLPPASPTESVEPLTNDVSEGDTPTAPEPEAICAQAPDSSPPHSGSPAPERQRKNFKTKKHFVSEWVGEKQQDRVAVRTPEPAPERPLRISSDPEVLATQLNALPGMACSPQVYSTPKHYVRFSSPFLANRSPTTPGVPTGRRRSRELQETLPSTGSCKKRWLKQALEEEGSTSPARRPSLFMPSEGSLSPSINGDSDSPLPYNGTCLLPELPTPLKKRRLCPLDACMSESSTPYGSPCATPTRTDPAETPSTPVLLATPPRPRTDESSTEHLPSTPTQTLSAPPESESSGESSPELSRKPSVQEADRPPSLATSPCIRAPGSDGPPTEPKVSVPESPQPPAAESKDCGEDRADGGVVEGNSSETSSSTETSSFPGWIKSPERGPTGTAGLNFSPVNSNLRDLTPSHTLEPLAAPFRPEAAAGTAAVSTAGTGPLVSPQPTFSEGQGQLFYPCPEEGGSLGFSRSLNGDGTGEAGGSAQNPPQKKKVSLLEYRKRQREARRSGSKNDCSSPVSTVPPLTVDAFPVALEAASEPPPPPAPTMPCCSSSSIKDLQTPEEAEAAAERGEKDGEGQWTSSTSVEQARERSYHRALLLSKDKDGDGETEGGETPAARDCPSPGPQQTPTHAPGSPGALAQTPGRSVKEEDADAQPRTPNPTNQPPSKPAGPKPAPLTPTKLHPTPLPSSPVHFPGSSLLHSPKPQPQGSPYRSQRALFTAQPQNQPQVQAQAQTGPTPFPQYNSQSAPPPPPPPPPAPLASAAYFPTQSPSPAGPFPGFKPSVNPPYPPGSQPLMQTLSHTMHYQSSAAPPPPPPPPPHPMPGPTLLHVNLQPPPLQQHPLMMAAVPPPPPPPQAPCCLPPPPPPPPPPSSNPSMQPHHFQNLGGFQPTLMHPGAAVNPSLPQSRTPALQQTGLPPPPPPPQQTQQGQVQATASQMPSGTRGAPASSTPFHSSGYLSTGWH; from the exons ATGAGCATAGTCATCCCAGTGGGGGTGGACACAGCAGACACCTCATACCTGGACATGGCGGCAGGCTCAGA CAGACCAGAATCAGTGGAGGCCAGTCCTGTGGTCGTGGAAAAGTCCAGCTACCCACACCAGATCTACAGCAGCAGTTCTCACCATTCCCACAGTTACATTGGCCTGCCTTATGct GACCATAATTATGGGGCGCGGCCCCCACCTACGCCACCggcctcccctcctccctccatgtTGATCCGACAAGTAGAGGGAGGGTTGTTTGTACCAGGGGGGCAGGACGACGCTTCCAGGGGAACCACGCTCAGCACGTCGGAGGATGGAAGCTACGGCGCCGACATCACCCGCTGCATCTGTGGATTCACCCACGATGACGGCTACATGATCTGCTGTGACAAGTGCAG CGCCTGGCAACATATAGACTGCATGGGCATCGACAGGCAGAACATTCCTGAGACCTATCTGTGTGAAAGCTGCCAACCACGACAGTTGGACAAGGAGAGGGCCATCCTGCTCCAGACCAGGAAACGTGAATGTTTGTCTG ATGGCGACACAAGTGCTACAGAGAGTGGAGATGAGGTGCCGCTAGAGCTGTACTCCACCTTCCAACACACGCCCACCACCATCACCCTGACGACTACTCGCCTCGGCCATAAACAGACTGATAAAAAGCGTAAAAAGAGTGGAGAAAAGGAGCCTCCGGCATCTTCTGCACGAGCTAAGAAG GCCTTTCGCGAGGGGTCGAGAAAGTCCTCGAGAGTAAAG GGCGCAGCTCCAGAGCAGGAGCCAACAGAGCACCCGTCTCTGTGGGAAAACAAGATCAAGACGTGGATGGAGCGGTACGAGGAGGCCAGCAGCAATCAGTACAGCGAAGACGTCCAGGTCCTCTTACGTGTTAAGGAGCAAGGCGACGGCAAAAGTCTCGCGTACAACACACACCCTGCCTCTTTCAAACCACCTGTGGAG AGTCAAGtacagaagaacaagaagatcCTCAAGGCGGTGCGAGACCTGGCCCCAGACTCGCTCATCATCGAGTACCGGGGAAAGTTCATGCTTCGACAGCAGTTCGAGGCCAATGGTTACTTCTTCAAGAG GCCGTAcccatttgtattattttattccaaATTTGATGGGGTGGAGATGTGTGTGGACGCCCGCAGCTTCGGCAACGAAGCGCGTTTCATTCGTCGCTCCTGTACTCCCAACTCTGAG GTGCGGCACGTCATCGAGGACGGCATGCTCCATCTGTACATCTACTCACTGAGGCCAATCACTAAGGGCACAGAGATCACCATTGGCTTTGATTTTGATTATGGCAGCTG TAAATACAAGGTGGACTGTGCCTGTGTGAAGGGGAACCAGGAATGCCCCGTGCTCAAGCACAACTTGGAGCCCACAGAGAACTTGGCCTCAGTAGGCCGGCGTCGCGGGAGTCGTAAGGACAAGGAGATGGTGCGGGACGACCTGGGCCAGAACCAGAACATGGGTCTGGACGGCGAGGGGAGGAGCAAGAGTGTAGGCGACGGCAAACAGAGAAAACTTTCTCCCCTCCGCCTCTCCATCTCAAACAACCAG GATCCTGAGTTATATGAGGATCTAGAAGACAAAACCTCCGTTAGCAATGAAGTAGAGATGGAGTCAGAAGAGCAGattgcagagaggaggaggaagatg GCCAGCCCAGCGGAGCAGTCCCATCTCCCTGTCGGGGCGGCTTCCAGCTGGAAGGGACTGAAACACAAGGAG ACACGAGAAGAGAGGAAAATGGAGGCCATCCTGCAAGCCTTTGCACGcatggagaagagagagaagcgCAGGGAGCAGGCCCTGGAGCGGATTGGCAGTGTCAAGACGGAGGTCGGAGGTCGCAGTGACATCAAGGAGGAGCCTCCAGCGACGCCCGAGGCGGCAGATTCTCCAGTCGTCATGCAG CCTCTtctggaggtgaaggaggagccAGGATTGAAGCCGGCAAAGGTGAAAGGCTCGAGGAACAGGAAGAGTTTCTCAAGGAACCGCACACACATCGGCCAACAGCGCCGGCGAGCTCGCACCATCAGCACCTGCTCCGACTTACCTCCAGCCTCTCCCACTGAGTCTGTGGAGCCTCTGACCAATGACGTCTCTGAGGGAGACACGCCCACTGCACCAGAGCCAGAGGCCATTTGTGCCCAAGCACCAGACAGCAGCCCCCCTCACAGCGGCTCACCTGCACCTGAGAGACAGCGCAAAAACTTCAAAACTAAAAAg CACTTTGTCAGTGAGTGGGTGGGAGAGAAGCAGCAGGATCGTGTTGCAGTGCGGACCCCTGAACCGGCCCCTGAGAGACCCCTGAGAATAAGCAGCGACCCCGAAGTTCTCGCCACGCAGCTGAACGCCTTACCGGGCATGGCCTGCTCGCCGCAGGTCTACAGCACGCCCAAACACTACGTCCGCTTCTCGTCCCCGTTCCTGGCAAACCGCAGTCCCACCACTCCTGGAGTCCCCACAGGAAGACGGCGGTCCAGAGAACTGCAGGAAACACTGCCATCTACAGGCTCCTGCAAGAAG cgATGGTTGAAGCAggctctggaggaggagggctCCACCAGCCCGGCCAGACGCCCGAGCCTCTTCATGCCCAGTGAAGGTTCTCTCAGCCCGTCCATCAACGGAGACTCTGACAGTCCTCTGCCCTACAACGGCACCTGCTTGCTGCCAG agTTGCCGACTCCTTTGAAAAAGCGTCGCTTGTGTCCGTTGGACGCCTGCATGTCTGAGAGCTCCACGCCCTACGGCTCTCCTTGTGCCACGCCCACAAGGACGGACCCGGCCGAGACGCCATCGACGCCCGTCTTGCTGGCCACTCCCCCGCGCCCCCGGACGGACGAGTCCAGTACAGAACACTTACCCAGCacaccaacacagacacttaGTGCTCCTCCGGAG AGTGAATCTTCAGGGGAGAGTTCACCGGAACTCAGCCGGAAACCCAGTGTGCAAGAG GCTGATCGGCCTCCATCGTTAGCCACCTCCCCGTGCATCAGGGCTCCCGGCTCAGACGGACCCCCGACAGAACCCAAGGTGTCGGTTCCGGAGAGTCCACAGCCTCCAGCAGCAGAGTCCAAGGACTGCGGCGAGGACCGAGCCGACGGTGGAGTTGTTGAAGGCAACAGCAGCGAGACGTCCTCGTCTACAGAGACTTCCTCTTTCCCCGGCTGGATCAAAAGCCCGGAGAGAGGCCCGACTGGAACAGCTGGCCTGAACTTCTCCCCAGTCAACTCAAACTTAAGGGACCTCACCCCGTCACACACCCTGGAGCCTCTGGCGGCTCCGTTCAGGCCCGAGGCTGCAGCTGGGACTGCAGCGGTGTCCACAGCAGGCACGGGGCCGTTGGTTAGCCCTCAGCCCACCTTCAGTGAAGGTCAGGGGCAGCTGTTTTACCCCTGCCCCGAGGAGGGAGGCTCACTCGGGTTCTCACGCTCACTGAACGGGGATGGCACCGGCGAGGCTGGAGGATCAGCGCAGAACCctccacagaagaagaag GTTTCTCTGCTCGAGTACAGAAAGCGTCAGCGTGAAGCTCGTCGCAGCGGCTCCAAGAACGACTGCAGCTCTCCTGTTTCCACCGTGCCGCCTCTGACCGTCGATGCCTTTCCTGTCGCTCTCGAGGCCGCCAGCGAACCCCCCCCACCTCCTGCTCCCACAATgccctgctgcagcagcagcagca TCAAGGACCTGCAAACTCCAGAAGAGGCAGAGgctgctgcagagagaggagagaaggatgGAGAAGGACAGTG GACGTCCTCGACCTCTGTGGAGCAGGCGCGTGAGCGGAGCTACCACCGAGCTCTGCTGCTCAGCAAGGACAAGGACGGAG atGGTGAAACAGAGGGCGGAGAAACACCTGCAGCGAGAGACTGTCCATCACCCGGTCCTCAGCAGACGCCCACCCACGCT cccgGCTCTCCTGGTGCTCTCGCTCAGACTCCTGGTCGCTCAGTGAAGGAGGAAGACGCTGACGCTCAGCCTCGGACGCCTAATCCCACCAATCAGCCGCCGAGCAAGCCTGCAGGACCCAAGCCGGCTCCTCTGACCCCCACCAAGCTGCACCCGACGCCACTCCCCTCGTCTCCGGTCCACTTTCCCGGttcctctctccttcactctccCAAGCCCCAACCTCAAGGCTCCCCGTACCGCAGCCAGAGGGCGCTGTTCACTGCGCAGCCTCAGAACCAGCCCCAGGTTCAGGCTCAGGCTCAAACTGGTCCCACTCCTTTCCCCCAGTATAACTCTCAGAGTGCTCCgcccccgcctcctcctcctcctcctgctcctctggcCTCCGCAGCGTATTTTCCCACGCAGAGCCCCTCGCCTGCTGGACCCTTTCCCGGGTTTAAACCCTCCGTCAATCCTCCGTACCCTCCCGGTTCTCAGCCCCTGATGCAAACTCTTTCCCACACCATGCACTATCAGAGCTCAGCGGCTCCGCCTCCACCCccgcctccccctcctcacccaATGCCCGGCCCCACTCTGCTGCACGTGAACCTGCAGCCTCCTCCCCTCCAGCAGCATCCGCTCATGATGGCTGCCGTGCCtcccccgccccctcccccccagg CACCTTGCTGTCTgcctccgcctcctcccccGCCTCCCCCG CCGTCGTCTAACCCCTCGATGCAGCCACACCACTTTCAGAACTTGGGGGGGTTTCAGCCGACGCTGATGCACCCAGGCGCCGCTGTCAATCCTTCGTTGCCCCAGTCACGTACCCCCGCCCTTCAGCAGACCGGACTGCCTCCg cccccacctcccccccaACAGACTCAACAAGGCCAGGTCCAGGCCACCGCCTCCCAGATGCCGTCTGGGACCCGCGGAGCTCCTGCGTCCTCGACCCCCTTCCACAGCTCGGGGTACCTTAGTACGGGGTGGCACTGA
- the ndufb2 gene encoding NADH dehydrogenase [ubiquinone] 1 beta subcomplex subunit 2, mitochondrial yields the protein MSSFGRTLGMFRTGALLLRRGPRRITSRNGSGGTHIEPQYRQYPHLTKHQKFQSELISGAMWFWILWHCWHDPDAVLGHFPWPDASQWTDEELGIPPDDEE from the exons ATGTCTTCTTTCGGGAGAACGCTGGGAATGTTCAGGACCGGCGCTTTACTGCTTAGACGAGGCCCGCGAAGAATAACCAGCAGAAA TGGTAGCGGCGGGACACACATCGAGCCGCAGTACAGACAGTATCCTCATCTGACCAAGCACCAGAAATTTCAGTCGGAGCTCATCAGTGGAGCCATGTGGTTCTGGATCCTCTGGCACTGTTGGCATGATCCTGATGCCGTGCTG GGTCACTTCCCCTGGCCTGATGCTTCTCAGTGGACAGACGAGGAGCTTGGAATTCCACCAGATGATGAGGAATAA